In Colletotrichum higginsianum IMI 349063 chromosome 1, whole genome shotgun sequence, the DNA window ATGACGACTGAAGCTGCTGTTGACTGCTCAGAGCAGCCCGAAGAAGCCAGGCCCCAAGGGGCCAATGCCCAAGATCGAGCGTGCAGGGCAGGCTATGACCGTCGTCTGGAAGCACATTCGCTGACTGCTCCTTCGGGTCGTTTCTGGTTTGATGAGAGCGAGACCAGCATGTCGCCTAAGTCTTGGCAAACGCGGACTGTGGCCACGAAGCTTGACTGACGGGGGAGAAGCTTGTATTTCTTGGCCAGCTTGCCTGCCTGATGGACAGGCCGATACCTCCTTAATCAGTCGGTTCCCGTAACTTGTCCCTCACATGTCGTCAGGGGGCATGGAAGATGGTGTCGCATTGTTTCTTGTAAGCATACCAGCGGAGGGGGATTTGACAGCATACAAAGATGTCGGTCAGCCTGTAAGCTTAAGAGCGCACCCTCTGCGGCGATGGGGAGTGCAACACGCGCCGCCCTCAGACCCTGGCGTCTACGTCATGCTGCCCGACGGGCGCTTTCAGCTTGTACCACGCCCTGTTGACATGATGGAAACAGCTAGCAGCCAAACAATCTCAGGGCAACAACCCGCGGTCACAATGTTAAGCCATGTTCCGTTTATAGGCAATAACCACGGCCGCTTGAACAGCAAGCCTATCGCGCTCGCAGAGGTCAATGGGATTCGTATGGGCAATTTGTTTTTGAAACAGGTAATCGGGAGACTAACTTACAATGGCCAGCGAGGCCACACGGGACGGCTTGCTGCGCTGTCGCCCCCATCCCACCCTGTCGACtgtcaccaccaccgagaCTTTGCTGTTCCAAACCCAAGGGGAAAACCATGGAAGCACAGGGGTGAGATATCGCTAACATGGGATGGCACACGCCCaaagtacctacctaactGTACCGACACAcctctctgcctctcctCACCGAAAGACACGCCGGTTGACTTTGTGTCTGACCAGCCAGTTGCGCAACACACGTGGCGTCATCCTGACCAGACCGCATTTTCTAAGGCGCCGAGGGTGTGACCCGGCTTGCCCAAACTGTGGCTGCTGCTCCCCACCCAGCTGCCATGCCATGACAGACGATGACGGTCGGTACGTCCCCTTGCTGATTCTGTTTTGGTTTCCCCTTGGTTGCCTCCCTCTCGTCTGGTGTTCCTGAACCCGCCGGATCAGACGAAGACTGTCTCTGACCAATCAAACGCTTGCTCTTCCACAGAAGGCCCCGACCCCAGGGTGGTCTGTGCATGATGCAGGAGGGGTTGTTTCGACTTCAACTCCCACAGGCAGGCGCATTCGCTTTCTTTTTGCCCGCCAAACGCCAACGGCCCTGATCAAACCGCATCCTCGCATCGAAACCtggcctccgccgccttggTTTGCGATTCCGGCCTTTTCTGCACCTTCAGGATTCGTCAAACTGCCCCGACGCCTGCAGCTGCTCCCCCGGCTTTTGGCGAAACGGACCAGCTGCACGCACGCACGTGCACCCCGCTCCCCTGGTGCTGAGCTCAAATCAAGCTGCCACCCGCCATCAACGCATAAGTGCCCAAAGCCACCAACGAGCGCTTTGGGCGGACGGGGAGCCACGCACCCAGCCTGCTTGAACCACGCAGCCTCGCAACGACCCTCTGAAGCTCATCGATTGGACCAGTCCGACGGCGGGCTTCTTAGCCGGCCCATTGCTACTACCTGTCCAGCCAACTCTGCCAAACCCACCAAGGTTCCCAACAATATGCCTTCCGAACCCACCAAAGCCTCTAATGCGGGCATCATCACCGATGACGCGGGCGAGCGCCAGATCCCCGAGTCGAAGCGAGCGGATGGAAGCACGCGCAAAGCCATCAAGATCCGTCCCGGCTACCGCCCACCCGAAGATGTTGAGGTCTACAAGAACCGCACGGCTGCAGCTTTCCGTGACCGAACCACAAAAGGTGGCATTCCTGGTGCGGCGAGTCTGACGGAGGAAAAACCCGaagcctcttcttctgctgcgAGCAACAAGAATGCGAAGCGTCGAGAAGCcaggaagaaggccaagactgctggcgaggacgaggtcacAGACGCCAAGCAGCAGCCCGGCGCCGATGTCCccaaggcggaggaggccgacCCTGAAAttgagaaagagaagaaggcacGGAATCTTAAGAAGAAGTTGAAGCAGGCCAAAGACctcaagaacaagaaggagggcggAGAGACGCTACTGCCCGAGCAGATCGCCAAGGTCATCAAGATCAACGAGCTCATCCGCGAATTGGATGCTCTAGGCTTTGATGCCGAAGGAGAGCCCAAGGCtaagggcgaggccgagggagaTGCCAAAACCAAGGATGACTCAAACGAAGCCTGATGTTCGAGTCAATGACGTTCTCATCTTTCGACTCTCGAGCCTCATGCGATGTATGGTCGAACTGCTCAAATATTCACCGTCAGGCTGCCTGCTCGATGTTCACACACCGATATTAAGCTAAACGTCCATCCGCCACAGTTACTCGAGCAAATGATGCTTGGATGTTTTCTTTGGCGCACGCAGTTTTGCAAATACTAGCAGTCCCAGATCTGGCTCTGCTGGCACATCATTGGCCCGATGAGAAAATCGCCTCGCGATATGAAGCATCCTGTTCTAGGTCAAGCAACCATTTCCAACCCAACCTTCTCACAGCCACGTCGGAGGCAGATACGCATCTGTAACTGGGCATGTATAAGTCCAAACAGGTATACTTCAAGTTAGGGATAAGGGCGGGCCTTATGCATGTCTCTTTGCATTAAAGCGCTCTCCAGCACATCATGCGTGGTGAGACCGGTGCGGTGACCAACAGATGAACGATGCTGCGGCTAGAGATGACGGGCCATGGTCGCAGTACCCTACATGTACTCCAGTAGGTAGTTGTCTTCAACAAGCAAAGTCCTGCTTGGCAGCATTGAAAAGGTTTCCTCTGCGCCACAGCATGAAATTTTGGTCTGGCAAGTACAACCCTGTGTTTGAGGTGTTCGCGGTTCGCAGTTTATGTGTAGTCGGCATAAGATCCATCTAGGTGAGGGTAGTTGCGAAATGATCATCGGTATCCTAGCAGCCCATGGAGAACCTGTTTGGCGTTGTGCCGAATTCCTCCTGTCGACTTGCAAACATACTGCTTCCGTGGTCTTACGGGCCCGAACTGGACGTGTGGAGCCCTGTGCCGATCCGGGACAAGCCCGTGCCGTCCTATTGGAATCCAGATCGGAGTCAGGGCGCGGGAGGCTTTCCCGGTCAACTCCTGGGTTGAATTGCAGACTGTTTCTGGAATCTTTCCAACGGAAGTGGGGTGACAGTCTGCAGACGGATGGGTCCCGCAGGAGGGTCTTCCATCCGAGGGGCGGCCGGGGCTGCAGCCAAGGGCCTGAGAGACTTGAAATAAGTACGACAATAAGAACCTGCCTGAAGGTCGCCACCACAGCGAGTCAATGAATAGTCAAATCCAAATCGGCGGGTGTCCCGCCTCGAGCCTCACGTTCACCTACAAGCCCGTTCAGAATAAATTGGCACGCTCCTAGCTTCTTCTCTTCTATGCGTTTGGGTAGCGATGGGGCAAGTCATTCAACCGGATCCTCGCTCAACGTTTATTGGTTTGCTGTGTGAAAGTTTAACCCAAATGAACGGATGGCACATAGCCGTCGGCGGTGAAGCCGAGCCGTCAGACGAATGGGTTGAATTCCGATGACGAGGTCACGACGGGTCCGCCTTCTGAAATTTACTAGAATTGGCTCTTTATGTTCTTGGGCAATGGAGAGACAATGTCAATACGGGGTCTACTCTAAGCTGGGCGAAAGGCATGCTTTATCACGTCCCACTTCTGCTCCGTTCCATATTGCGCACGGAAAACCTGAGGGCTTTCTTCGGCCACACAATTTCTTTGTTAAAGCCAAACTTCATCTTCTTGATCGGGATATTATGTCGCCCCGGGCAATGTGTACGATCAGGCGCAATGCGCTAGTCTACACCATAAGGATTGACTGCGATTTCATGTCAACAGCTGCTGCGGCGGTACATAGGCCTAACTGCAATATGCTGTCCCGGAATCGCAAAGTCCCCCTTCCAAGCGCGTATCTGAGACCGATTGGCCCAGATGATAGCCTGTGATATCCGGGGCCAGGTAGCGAAAGAAAACCACTGGAGCGAAGCATCATACTGCCATATCAATGAGTAATGCACCAATGAACCCAGGCGAGCGTGGTTATCGAAGTTGACGGCCCGTATCACGGTTCACTAACCCCGCTCGAAAATACGTCTTGCGATCTGTTGATTTCCACAGCACGTATCGTTGGATGGCaatggtgatggtgatgggaCTGGAACTTGGTCTATAAAGACGCAATGCAGGGGTGTCAGGGTCAACCGGGCTAGGGAGACAGCCGTCCGCACCACCTCACCGGGGCCACCCTGATCAGTGGGATTGGGGGTCGAGCGGCTCTTTGATGCGCTGGTGTGGCGTCAAAGCTAGGGTGGAGCTGAAGCTTAGCCACCCGACTCGCGTGCGAAACATACCTCCTACGCTGACGTTGCCCTTCCGCCGCCGGGCACATGTTTTTGACTTCGACGACTTTCCAACTGACACGTTCACCAATCAACCAACCAACACGTCAACCACTGCTGGGCTGGCCCTTACAATTCCTCCATCCGTATAACCGCGCTGTCTTGGGCGAATCTTATACTTTCGCGACGCTTCCGATATCGACAACCTGTTCCTTTTGATGATCACCACCACTACCCAGACGAACCTCCCAACATGAGGCTTAGGGGCAAGGCTGCCGCCTCCTGGCGCATCCTGCTGTCTGTTCTTACGCTGACAGCAGCTGTTCACGCAAAGGACGACCCGACGATTAAAGTCACGACGATCAAACATGCTCCCCTCAATCTGAACTACTTCGAAGACTCCAACGTTATTCTCTACCAAGACGTCTCCGAACAGAATCTCTATCGATCCGAAGATGCGGGCGTCACATGGGACAGGGTCAAGGACATCCCTGAAAACAAGGCTTCGCTCCTCACGATGCACGAATTCGACAAGAACCGAGCCTATGTCATCACCGAAGGCATCGAACACTTCAAGACGACTGACAGAGGCAAAACGTGGCAGAAATTCTCCAGCGGTGCGCCCCCAAATGTCTTCAACGGGCCCGACATCCTCCACTTCCACGCCGGCGACGCAGATCGCGTCATCTTTAACGGGGCCGATTGCATAGGCATCTTCTGCGACCTGATTACTTTGTACACGACGGACAACTTTAAATCCAAGCCCAAGTTTTTGCGAGGCAACACCGAGGGATGCTGGTGGGCCAAGTCTTCGGTCCTCTTTACCACCGGCAAAGAAGACCTCGACAAGCAACGCATTCTCTGCATCGTGCGAGACAATTTCTCGCCTTTCAAAGAAGACAACAGACTGCTTGCATCGGACAACTTCTTTGAGAAGATCGACAACAAGATCCAAGAGTTTGAGCCGGATATGGATACGAACCGAGGTGTGCAAGGAATCGTCAACCTGGCCGTAGTGAAGAAGTATTTGATGGTCGCCACATCGTCCTTTAACACCGACGAGATGGCGCTTTTCGTCACCGACGACACCATCAAGTGGCACCGTGCCATGTTCCCCACCGACCATGGCCACAAGGTCAACCAAGAGGCCTACACCGTCCTGGAAAGTACCAACTACAGCATCCAGATTGACGTTATGAATACCAGACCCTCAAACCCCACTGGAGTCATGTTCACGAGTAACTCGAACGGCACCTATTTCACCGAAAACCTCGAGCACACGAACCGCAATACCAAGGGGCATGTTGATTTCGAGAAGATCACCGGTGTCCAGGGTATCTTCATGGTCAATACAGTCAAAAACTGGAAGGAAGTGGAGAAGGACAGCAACAAAAACTCCGAACCGGTTCAGAAGGAGATCGTCAGCAAAATTACGTTCGATGATGGCCGGAACTTCCACGATCTgaaggccggcgatgacCAGCTTCACCTTCACTCGGTCACTGATCTCGACAACGTCGGCAGAGTGTTCACTAGCCCCGCGCCCGGCCTTGTACTTGGCATTGGAAACAAAGGCGGGTCCCTGGGCAAGTTTGGCGACGGTGACGTTTATGTTTCCGACGATGCGGGTGTGACTTGGAAGAAGGCCTTGGATGGCCCCCACAAATACGAGTTCGGTGATCAGGGCTCAATTCTGGTGGCCGTGAAGGATTCCAACAAGGAGGATGTCGGAGAAATCCGGTACTCCCTGGATCATGGTGAGAGTTGGAAGAAGGCTTCGCTCCCGGATGATTTGAAGATCAAGCCCGAGCTCCTTACGACGACACAAGACTCAACTAGTCTCAAATTTTTGCTCGTTGGCAAAACGGGGGGCGACAATGCCAAGTTCCACATGATTGTTCTCGACTTCGAGGGGTTGCACGAGCGGACATGCAAAGACGACGATATGGAGGACTGGCATGCTCGCCTTGACGACAACGGCAAGCCCTCATGTCTGATGGGCCACAAACAGAcctaccgccgccgcaagaagacggccgactGCTTCCTGAATCAGGAGTTCAAGGACCCTGTTCCGGTTACCGAAGACTGCGAGTGCACGGACGCAGACTTCGAGTGCGACTATAACTTCGTCAAGGATGGCGACGATTGCAAGAAGGCGGGCCCGATCGTTGCACCGGACAACGCGTGCAAAAACGCCAAGCCGGATGTCACTTTCAAGGGCTCGTCTGGCTGGCGCAAGATTCCAGGGAACACCTGCAAGCGAAAGGACGGTGCTCAGAAGGATGATCCTGTTGATCGGAAGTGTTCTGATGTTGTCAATCCTCCAAGCGCCCCtgccgacggcaagatcaAAGCGGTTCAGCATGTCTTCAAGACTGACAAAAAGGATTTTGAAAAGATCTATTTGGAGAGAGGCGAGTCCAGCACTGAGGTCGACGAAACCATCATTGTGAGGCCTGTTGAATACGCGGGAAATAGCATGCGGGCCGACAAGCAAATCTGGCGAACCAGAGACCACGGCAAGACGTGGGACAAAAtcctcgaagacgaggatgtgCGAGGCATCTACCCACACTACTTCTTCAAggacgtcgtcttcttcactACCGACTCCAAAAAGGTCGTGTACACGATCGATCGTGCCGAGCACTTCCATTCCTTCGAGGCCCCCACGAAGCCTGGGTCCAGCAACCCTCTGTCATTCCACCCTGACAAGAAGGACTGGCTCATCTGGGTTGGAGAAAAGTGTGAAAAGGTCAATGGCAAGGAGTCATGCTTTAAGGAGGCGTCTATCTCGAGAGACCGTGGCGACAACTGGAAGACCGCCATGCGCTACGTCCAGAAGTGTGAGTTCACTGGCCACTCGGCCTATAAGTTCCGTGATCTGCGCCAGATCGTCTGTCTCGCACACAAGCgtgaggacgacgagaaggacaACCCAAAGGTCATTGTGTCCAGCAATGACTtcttcgacgaggacaaggagtACCATCAGTCAGACGTCAAGGACTTTGCTACGATGGCCGAGTTTATCGTTGTTGCCGCCGAAGATAAGGAAAAGGACGGTCTGCGAGCCCTGGCCAGCTTGGACGGCGTTTCTTACGCCGAAGCCCACTTCCCCGTAAACTTCAAGGTGGGCCACCAAAACGCCTACACGGTTCTTGACAGTTCTACGCACGCCGTGAATCTTTTCGTGGCTACCGAGACTGCCGAAGGCCGCCGCTATGGCAGCATCATCAAAAGCAACTCGAACGGCACATCCTACGTCATGAGTGCGCAGGCAGTTAACTGCAACGACGAATACTATGTCGACTTTGAAAAAATacccggcctcgagggcgttgCTATCATCAACACCGTAGCGAACCGTGACAAGCGCAACGAGCCGAAGAAGGTGCAGACCCAGATCtcacacaacgacggctCGCAGTGGGCCTTTCTCCCTCCACCCAAGACCGACGTGGACGGCAAAGCCTACtcgtgcagcagcagcgaggGAGACGAGAAGTGCGCGCTGCACCTTCATCACTATACCGAGCGTgccgacaagaagaagacgttCTCTGCTGCAACTGCCGTGGGGCTCATGTTTGGCAACGGTAACGTCGGATCGAGCCTGAGCGCCATCAAGGAGGCCGACACCTTCATGACCACCGACGCCGGCATCACCTGGAAGAACGTTAAGAAGGGCGCCTGGACTTGGCAATACGGCGATCAAGGCTCTATCGTTGTCCTTGTCCAGCGTGCCAGTCCGGAGAACCCAGTCAAGACGAAGACCATTTCGTACACGACCGACGAGGGCAAGACTTGGAAGGACTTTGCATTCACCGACAAGGAGGTCACCGTCCTGGACATCTCCACCCTCCGCTCTGGCGCCTCGCGCAACTTCCTCATCTGGTgcaaggacgacggcggcgagatGTTTTCTGTCAACGTAGACTTTGCTGGTCTTACGGACCGACCGTGCAAGAGCGACGAAAACGGTGGCTCCGACTACTACCTATGGTCGCCCAAGCACCCATCGCAGCCCGACAACTGTCTCTTCGGACACGTGTCGAAGTACTTgcgcaagaaggaggacgcGAACTGCTACAACGATGCCAGGGTTCAACACCTCTACCAGCTACAAAACTGCACTTGCACGAGGAGCGATTTCGAATGGTGAGCAATCCagcacgccggcggcgtctgaCCCCAGCTAACAACGTGTTACAGTGACTACAACTACGAGCTTGACAGCCACAAGCAGTGTAGTCTTGTCGAGGGCAAGTCCCCGATCTCGCCTGAGCAGTGGTGCAAGGAGAATCCCGACGAGGTCGAGTACTACGAGCCGACTGGATACCGCAGAATCCCGCTCACCACTTGTGTCGGTGGCCAAGAGTTTAACaagcaggcccaggcccaCCCCTGCGCCGGTAAGGAAGACGAGTTTGAGAGGCGGCGCAGAACATCTGGAATagccatcttcttcgccgtcgtgATCCCCATTGGACTCGCAGGCGCCATCGGCTGGTGGGTGTACCGCAACTGGAACGGTAAGATCGGACAGATCCGTCTGGGCGAGTCGCCGAGCTTCGATCACGATGCGCCGTGGGTCAAGTATCCGGTCATCGCCCTGTCAGCGGTggttgccgtcggcgctgccCTGCCGCTCGTCGCCTCGGCGCTGTGGAGGCGTGCCACATCTGCGTACGAAAGCGTGAGCGGTGGAGGCGGAGGTAGCTGGCTCAACGGGCGAGGCAATCGTCGGTTCACTACAAGGGACAGCTTTGCTCGGGGCAGAGGAGATtatgccgtcgtcgacgacgacgagggcgagctcctcggtgACGAAAGTGACGAGGAGGTATGAAGAGTATGATGGGGGCTATGACTAGGGCAGCGTGGTTGTCGAAAGGCTCGTGGGAGAGACACAGCAGCCATCAGTTGTATGACAGTATCGATTTTCTTGGATCTTCGATATGTAGGAGGCAGGCAGGCGGGCGGTCGGCGGGCGGGCTGGGCTAGCAAAGGCAGACGAGACATTTGCAGATCTTTTCCCTAGAACGAGTATGGTATTAGGCATGGCGTTGTTTTCAAGCCTTTTTCGAATGAGCAGACCAGGTATCTTTACAATGTCGTGTTACCCCTCTGGCTGTTATCGTGATACCAGGGTTATGAGAACGAGATGGGTTTGAACGACGTCGATCAatgggcggcgggcggcgggcggcaaCCGACTTCGGCTCCCCATCCCCTTGCGCGCATGTACCTTACGGATAGTATCCGTACacaaacaaaacaaaaagaggaagagggaaaagggcGGTGATTGCCCTGGTTTTCTCTGACTACAGATATCTAGGCGAGATGTGCCCGAACATCGGAAACACCCGAGCTGGAGAACACAATTCCGGCTACCCCGGGCCGGGGTGTATGTGAGCATTTCacgacgacccggccgcAGGCCTCCACCCGTACCCATCCACCTATCTAtccgtcccctcccccctttttcctTCCTCGCTCTCTCCCACCCAAGACTCTCCAGCCAGAGAATCGAAGCGACCGGCCCAAGGGACTCCCGGAGGGGGGGGTAAGTGGGCCCCATCGACCGAGTCGCGGAAAACTCGTGATTTGAGATGAGCTTGTCTCTGGAGGAGGTGGGTGAAGGTGTTGATCTCGGTCGGGCTGGGCCTCGGGGATGTGCACTGGCGGACGGAGCAAGAGACCGGCCAATCAAGCATCTGTTTATGTTGTTTCCACTTCCCACTGATCATCATCTATCTACTCAcacgtgtgtgtgtgtgtgtgtgtgtgtgtgtgtttgcgCCCGTCCGTACCTCACCTTCGGACCGGACGAGTAGAACAGGGAAGGGGGGATAAGCCCGGGGAGTGGGGcagagagtgagtgagtgaaagGCTTGCATGTTGCCCAATGTCCAAGTTGTAGCCCGGGCTGGTCTGGTCAGCGCAACATCTTGGGCAAGGCTGCAGAGAGTCCGGAGATTGGCCCCGCGGCGTCCCACGACACGACGGCTTGGGGAAGGGATCGGCGTGTTCCTCCGAAGAGAGAGGTTTCGAACGCATAAGTCAGTCGGTGGGCATCTTGGGTTGCGGAGTGAGAAATacgagagagagggtggAGGCAGGTCAAGCGTGTGGTAAGGGACCACGGCGCAAGTGTCCCGGCCCCTTTCTTGTGGGGGAGAATGGATGGAAGACGGAGATGGGCGCGCCTAGCTGGGCAGGGACGAGGACGTTTCCGAGGAAAGGGAAATCAGGACATGGAAGGGCAAAAACGAAAAACGAAACAGGGGGTTCTAGGCTCCACAACTGGGAGGTCCATTTTCCAAAGCAACCAACTGACAATGTGCAAAGTAATAGATAGGTTATAGCATAGAACAAGTTGCATAATTACTTCTTCGCACGAATTAATCATAATTTAAACTTTTGT includes these proteins:
- a CDS encoding RNA binding protein pym, producing MPSEPTKASNAGIITDDAGERQIPESKRADGSTRKAIKIRPGYRPPEDVEVYKNRTAAAFRDRTTKGGIPGAASLTEEKPEASSSAASNKNAKRREARKKAKTAGEDEVTDAKQQPGADVPKAEEADPEIEKEKKARNLKKKLKQAKDLKNKKEGGETLLPEQIAKVIKINELIRELDALGFDAEGEPKAKGEAEGDAKTKDDSNEA
- a CDS encoding vacuolar protein sorting/targeting protein PEP1, with amino-acid sequence MRLRGKAAASWRILLSVLTLTAAVHAKDDPTIKVTTIKHAPLNLNYFEDSNVILYQDVSEQNLYRSEDAGVTWDRVKDIPENKASLLTMHEFDKNRAYVITEGIEHFKTTDRGKTWQKFSSGAPPNVFNGPDILHFHAGDADRVIFNGADCIGIFCDLITLYTTDNFKSKPKFLRGNTEGCWWAKSSVLFTTGKEDLDKQRILCIVRDNFSPFKEDNRLLASDNFFEKIDNKIQEFEPDMDTNRGVQGIVNLAVVKKYLMVATSSFNTDEMALFVTDDTIKWHRAMFPTDHGHKVNQEAYTVLESTNYSIQIDVMNTRPSNPTGVMFTSNSNGTYFTENLEHTNRNTKGHVDFEKITGVQGIFMVNTVKNWKEVEKDSNKNSEPVQKEIVSKITFDDGRNFHDLKAGDDQLHLHSVTDLDNVGRVFTSPAPGLVLGIGNKGGSLGKFGDGDVYVSDDAGVTWKKALDGPHKYEFGDQGSILVAVKDSNKEDVGEIRYSLDHGESWKKASLPDDLKIKPELLTTTQDSTSLKFLLVGKTGGDNAKFHMIVLDFEGLHERTCKDDDMEDWHARLDDNGKPSCLMGHKQTYRRRKKTADCFLNQEFKDPVPVTEDCECTDADFECDYNFVKDGDDCKKAGPIVAPDNACKNAKPDVTFKGSSGWRKIPGNTCKRKDGAQKDDPVDRKCSDVVNPPSAPADGKIKAVQHVFKTDKKDFEKIYLERGESSTEVDETIIVRPVEYAGNSMRADKQIWRTRDHGKTWDKILEDEDVRGIYPHYFFKDVVFFTTDSKKVVYTIDRAEHFHSFEAPTKPGSSNPLSFHPDKKDWLIWVGEKCEKVNGKESCFKEASISRDRGDNWKTAMRYVQKCEFTGHSAYKFRDLRQIVCLAHKREDDEKDNPKVIVSSNDFFDEDKEYHQSDVKDFATMAEFIVVAAEDKEKDGLRALASLDGVSYAEAHFPVNFKVGHQNAYTVLDSSTHAVNLFVATETAEGRRYGSIIKSNSNGTSYVMSAQAVNCNDEYYVDFEKIPGLEGVAIINTVANRDKRNEPKKVQTQISHNDGSQWAFLPPPKTDVDGKAYSCSSSEGDEKCALHLHHYTERADKKKTFSAATAVGLMFGNGNVGSSLSAIKEADTFMTTDAGITWKNVKKGAWTWQYGDQGSIVVLVQRASPENPVKTKTISYTTDEGKTWKDFAFTDKEVTVLDISTLRSGASRNFLIWCKDDGGEMFSVNVDFAGLTDRPCKSDENGGSDYYLWSPKHPSQPDNCLFGHVSKYLRKKEDANCYNDARVQHLYQLQNCTCTRSDFECDYNYELDSHKQCSLVEGKSPISPEQWCKENPDEVEYYEPTGYRRIPLTTCVGGQEFNKQAQAHPCAGKEDEFERRRRTSGIAIFFAVVIPIGLAGAIGWWVYRNWNGKIGQIRLGESPSFDHDAPWVKYPVIALSAVVAVGAALPLVASALWRRATSAYESVSGGGGGSWLNGRGNRRFTTRDSFARGRGDYAVVDDDEGELLGDESDEEV